The following proteins are encoded in a genomic region of Ornithinibacillus sp. 4-3:
- a CDS encoding D-alanyl-D-alanine carboxypeptidase family protein, with protein sequence MNLKLQKSLAPILMVFILMTTLFIYPGTILVKAETNIELNAESAILVDADTGKILYAKNADMALPPASMTKIMTEYLVWEAIEAGDISWEGTTQISDYAYSISANTSFSGIGLRKDVDYTVRSLYEAMAINSDNATTIALAELIAGSEGEFVKMMNAKAEEMNLPEFQFVNSTGLENSSLGDDYPEGTDPNGINLLSAESTALLAYQLINDYPEALEISSIPETEFDGKEIRNWNWMLEHEASFLQPFYYEGMEGLKTGYTDEAGYCFTGAATRDGKRLISVVMKTNDESERFVETAKLLDYGFENFETKELFPAGFENPEDSVVPVAKGKEKNVTLALEAGFTAPILNEEEELYKVVYHIDSDKLNKDGELTAPVKQGEKVGTAELVYEGENDHGFLHNAGTSTVDLVTTSEIEKKNWFMIALESIGSFFAGLFTTIVDTVKGWF encoded by the coding sequence TTGAATTTGAAGTTACAGAAAAGCCTAGCACCTATATTAATGGTGTTCATATTAATGACAACATTGTTTATTTATCCAGGTACAATATTAGTGAAAGCAGAAACAAATATTGAATTAAATGCAGAATCAGCTATTTTAGTTGATGCAGATACAGGAAAGATTTTATACGCAAAAAATGCTGATATGGCTTTACCTCCAGCAAGTATGACGAAAATTATGACCGAATATCTTGTTTGGGAAGCAATTGAAGCAGGAGATATTAGTTGGGAAGGAACAACCCAAATCAGTGATTATGCTTATAGCATATCTGCTAATACTAGTTTTTCTGGTATTGGCTTACGTAAAGACGTAGATTATACTGTTCGTAGTTTATATGAGGCAATGGCGATTAATTCAGATAATGCAACGACGATAGCACTTGCTGAGCTTATTGCAGGTTCAGAAGGTGAATTTGTTAAAATGATGAACGCTAAGGCAGAAGAAATGAATTTACCTGAATTCCAATTTGTAAACTCTACTGGTTTAGAAAATTCTTCTTTAGGAGATGATTACCCAGAAGGAACAGACCCAAATGGAATAAATTTATTATCTGCAGAATCAACAGCGTTACTAGCATATCAACTGATTAATGATTATCCAGAAGCGCTAGAGATTTCTAGTATTCCGGAAACAGAATTTGACGGAAAAGAAATTCGTAATTGGAATTGGATGCTTGAACATGAAGCATCATTCTTACAACCGTTTTATTATGAGGGTATGGAAGGTTTAAAAACAGGCTATACAGATGAAGCTGGCTATTGTTTTACAGGAGCAGCTACTAGAGATGGTAAAAGATTGATTTCAGTAGTAATGAAAACAAATGATGAAAGTGAGCGTTTTGTAGAAACTGCAAAACTCTTAGATTATGGTTTTGAAAACTTTGAAACAAAGGAATTATTTCCAGCAGGCTTTGAAAATCCGGAAGATTCAGTAGTACCGGTAGCCAAAGGGAAGGAAAAAAATGTTACACTTGCATTAGAAGCAGGTTTTACAGCTCCAATTCTTAATGAAGAAGAAGAGCTATATAAAGTGGTATATCATATTGATTCAGATAAATTAAATAAAGATGGAGAATTAACAGCACCTGTGAAGCAAGGCGAGAAAGTAGGTACTGCTGAGCTTGTCTATGAAGGAGAAAATGATCACGGCTTCTTACATAACGCAGGAACAAGTACTGTTGATCTTGTTACAACAAGTGAAATAGAGAAGAAAAATTGGTTTATGATTGCACTTGAATCTATTGGAAGTTTCTTCGCTGGTTTATTCACGACGATAGTTGATACTGTTAAAGGCTGGTTTTAA
- the pdxS gene encoding pyridoxal 5'-phosphate synthase lyase subunit PdxS, protein MSLTNSEKVKKVFEEMKRGGVIMDVINAEQAKIAEEAGAIAVMALERVPSDIRKEGGVARMANPSIAEEVMNAVSIPVMAKARIGHITEARVLEAMGVDYIDESEVLSPADDVYHINKSDFTVPYVCGARNLGEATRRIGEGAVMLRTKGEPGTGNIVEAVRHLRQIQADIRRLVSMSEDEVMVYARDLAAPFELLMQIRKEGRLPVVNFAAGGVATPADAGLMMELGADGVFVGSGIFKSENPQKFAKAIVEATKNYQDYKLIAELSKDLGAPMKGIEMSALSASELMADRSQ, encoded by the coding sequence ATGTCACTTACAAATTCTGAAAAAGTAAAAAAAGTATTTGAAGAAATGAAACGCGGTGGCGTTATTATGGACGTAATCAATGCTGAACAAGCAAAGATTGCTGAAGAAGCTGGGGCAATTGCTGTAATGGCGTTAGAGCGTGTTCCTTCTGATATTCGAAAAGAAGGTGGAGTTGCTCGTATGGCAAATCCGTCTATCGCAGAAGAAGTAATGAATGCTGTGTCTATTCCAGTAATGGCTAAAGCAAGAATTGGGCATATTACAGAAGCACGTGTGCTTGAAGCAATGGGTGTTGATTATATTGATGAGAGTGAAGTATTAAGTCCAGCAGATGATGTATATCATATTAATAAATCTGATTTCACTGTTCCATATGTATGTGGAGCACGTAATTTAGGAGAAGCAACACGTCGTATTGGCGAAGGTGCTGTTATGTTACGTACTAAAGGTGAGCCTGGCACAGGGAATATTGTAGAAGCTGTTCGTCATTTACGTCAGATTCAAGCAGATATTAGAAGATTAGTTTCTATGTCTGAGGATGAAGTAATGGTATATGCTAGAGATCTAGCTGCACCATTTGAACTTTTAATGCAAATTCGTAAGGAAGGTCGTTTACCAGTAGTAAACTTTGCTGCAGGTGGAGTGGCTACACCAGCGGATGCTGGCTTAATGATGGAGTTAGGAGCTGATGGTGTATTCGTAGGTTCAGGTATTTTCAAATCTGAAAATCCGCAAAAATTTGCAAAAGCTATTGTTGAAGCTACAAAGAACTATCAAGATTATAAATTAATTGCCGAGCTTTCTAAAGATTTAGGTGCACCAATGAAAGGTATTGAAATGAGTGCTTTATCTGCTAGTGAATTGATGGCAGATCGCAGCCAATAA
- the serS gene encoding serine--tRNA ligase: MLDIRFLRNNFQEIKEKLAHRGEDLSELANFEELDRKRRELIAATEQLKAKRNEVTKQISVLKKEKQDATESILEMREVGEKIKEYDTELKEIQERLDQIMYGIPNIPHVSVPIGEDEDDNVEIRTWGEIPQFDFEEKAHWDIGTDLDILDFERAAKVTGSRFVFSKGLGARMERALISFMLDLHVDQHGYEEIAPPYIVNRNSMIGTGQLPKFEEDAFRIEEWDYFLIPTAEVPVTNYYSNEILSADDLPKKFTAYSACFRSEAGSAGRDTRGLIRQHQFNKVELVELAKPEESYQRLEELTGNAEKVLQLLKLPYRVMSMCTGDLGFTAAKKYDIEVWIPTQGVYREISSCSNFETFHARRAGIRYRNPETGKPEYVHTLNGSGLAVGRTLAAILENYQQADGSVIVPEVLRPYMGGIEVIK, translated from the coding sequence ATGCTTGATATTCGATTTTTACGTAATAATTTTCAAGAGATTAAAGAAAAATTAGCTCATCGTGGTGAAGACCTATCAGAACTAGCTAATTTTGAAGAGTTAGACAGAAAGAGAAGAGAATTAATTGCTGCTACAGAGCAATTAAAAGCAAAGCGTAATGAGGTTACAAAGCAAATTTCCGTCTTGAAGAAGGAAAAGCAAGATGCAACAGAATCTATCTTAGAAATGCGAGAAGTTGGAGAAAAGATTAAGGAATATGATACAGAGTTAAAAGAAATCCAAGAACGTCTTGATCAAATTATGTATGGAATTCCTAATATACCTCATGTTAGTGTACCAATTGGTGAAGATGAGGATGATAATGTTGAAATAAGAACATGGGGAGAAATTCCGCAGTTTGATTTCGAGGAAAAAGCTCATTGGGATATCGGCACAGATTTAGATATTTTAGATTTTGAACGCGCAGCAAAAGTAACAGGAAGTCGTTTTGTATTTAGTAAAGGATTAGGTGCTCGTATGGAACGTGCTTTGATTAGTTTCATGCTGGATTTACATGTAGATCAACATGGATATGAGGAAATTGCGCCACCATATATCGTTAACCGCAATAGCATGATAGGTACAGGACAATTACCAAAATTCGAGGAAGATGCGTTTCGTATTGAGGAATGGGATTATTTCTTAATTCCAACAGCAGAAGTTCCTGTAACTAACTATTATAGTAATGAAATTCTTTCTGCAGATGATTTGCCGAAGAAATTTACAGCATATAGTGCTTGCTTCCGTTCAGAGGCTGGATCTGCTGGAAGAGATACTAGAGGACTAATTCGTCAGCATCAATTTAATAAAGTTGAATTAGTTGAATTAGCGAAACCAGAAGAATCATATCAAAGACTAGAAGAACTTACCGGTAATGCTGAAAAGGTATTACAGCTTCTAAAGCTTCCGTATCGTGTAATGAGCATGTGTACAGGTGATTTAGGGTTTACTGCGGCGAAGAAGTACGATATTGAGGTTTGGATTCCTACTCAAGGTGTATACCGTGAAATCTCTTCTTGTTCTAATTTTGAAACCTTCCACGCTCGACGTGCAGGGATTCGTTACCGTAATCCAGAAACAGGTAAGCCAGAATATGTACACACATTAAATGGATCTGGTTTAGCAGTTGGTCGAACATTGGCTGCTATTTTAGAAAATTATCAGCAAGCAGATGGATCTGTTATTGTACCAGAAGTGCTACGACCTTATATGGGTGGTATTGAAGTAATTAAATAA
- the proC gene encoding pyrroline-5-carboxylate reductase, which yields MFNKIAFIGAGSMTEAIISGMLNKNFLDSKQIHVINKNNKERLDYLSEHFKINCVQEKSALIKDADIIVLSMKPYDLKEALLTYKEMIKENQLIISVVAGISTTYISTLLGNDAPVIRAMPNTSASIGYAATAVAKGSYATDNHLQASIELFQTIGTTVVSKEEDLHAVTAVSGSGPAYVYYLVEAMEQAAVEIGLNKETAMDLIVQTVIGAGEMLKQSGESAATLRKKVTSPSGTTESGVKTLQKHGFAESIIECIKSAQARSIELGKEAQEK from the coding sequence TTGTTTAATAAAATAGCCTTTATTGGCGCAGGATCGATGACGGAAGCAATCATTTCTGGAATGCTTAATAAGAACTTTTTAGATAGTAAACAAATTCATGTGATAAATAAAAATAATAAAGAACGATTAGATTATCTTTCCGAGCATTTTAAAATTAACTGTGTACAGGAAAAATCAGCTTTAATAAAAGATGCTGATATTATTGTGCTTTCTATGAAACCTTATGATTTAAAAGAGGCACTTTTGACATATAAGGAAATGATTAAAGAGAACCAGTTAATTATTTCTGTTGTAGCTGGTATATCTACAACCTATATATCAACATTGCTTGGTAATGATGCCCCAGTCATTCGAGCGATGCCAAATACATCGGCTTCCATTGGTTATGCTGCGACTGCAGTTGCAAAAGGAAGCTATGCTACAGATAACCATCTCCAGGCTAGTATAGAATTATTCCAAACTATTGGTACGACTGTTGTAAGCAAAGAAGAAGATTTACATGCAGTAACTGCTGTATCAGGAAGTGGCCCTGCATATGTTTATTATCTTGTAGAAGCTATGGAGCAAGCAGCAGTAGAAATAGGATTAAATAAAGAAACTGCGATGGATTTAATTGTTCAAACAGTAATAGGTGCTGGTGAGATGTTAAAACAGTCTGGGGAATCAGCAGCTACCTTAAGAAAGAAAGTAACAAGCCCTTCTGGAACTACAGAATCAGGTGTTAAAACATTACAAAAGCATGGTTTTGCTGAATCGATTATTGAATGTATTAAAAGTGCACAAGCAAGATCAATAGAATTGGGAAAAGAAGCTCAAGAAAAATAA
- a CDS encoding LysM peptidoglycan-binding domain-containing protein, producing the protein MQIHVVQSGDSLYNIARTYHVAVDTLITANELATPDQLVVGQTLVIPIIGQFYFIQPNDTLTMIAQKFGISPAQLAAINHISMNQTLQVGMRLYIPPLPKSEITSLGYVEPMGDSVSEILKNAVEKTSPKLTFLSLFSYTMNRDGTLNSPPQNNLKQIATANKTAMSMAITNIEEGSFSTELIHIILTVQAVQNNLLDQIVNTALTNEFREVHFDFEFIQPEDREAYNLFLRKAKDRLSQAGLLMSTALAPKTSATQEGLLYEAHDYKAHGEIADFVVLMTYEWGYSAGPPLPVSPIDQVRRVVDYALTEIPADKILLGQNLYGYDWTLPFVPGGELARAISPQQAIDIARQFRAEIQYDYVAQAPFFKYTDQQGRIHEVWFEDARSIQAKFDLIKEKQLRGIAYWKLGLAFPQNWLLLGDNFTIRKI; encoded by the coding sequence TTGCAAATTCATGTTGTTCAAAGTGGCGATAGTCTATACAACATTGCTCGTACATATCATGTAGCAGTCGATACACTGATTACGGCTAATGAATTAGCTACACCTGATCAATTGGTTGTTGGTCAAACATTAGTTATCCCCATCATAGGACAATTTTACTTCATTCAACCAAATGATACATTAACAATGATAGCACAAAAATTTGGAATTTCCCCAGCACAATTAGCAGCCATTAATCATATTTCCATGAATCAAACATTACAAGTTGGTATGCGTTTATATATTCCGCCGCTTCCTAAAAGCGAAATTACATCACTAGGATATGTAGAGCCTATGGGAGATAGTGTATCAGAAATACTAAAAAATGCGGTTGAGAAAACATCACCAAAATTAACTTTTTTATCCTTATTTAGTTACACAATGAACAGGGATGGCACATTAAATTCTCCCCCACAAAATAATCTTAAACAAATTGCAACAGCAAATAAAACAGCTATGTCAATGGCTATCACAAATATTGAAGAGGGCTCATTTAGTACAGAATTAATTCATATTATTTTAACTGTGCAAGCAGTCCAAAATAATTTACTTGATCAAATTGTCAATACTGCCTTAACTAATGAGTTTCGAGAAGTACATTTCGACTTTGAATTTATTCAACCTGAGGACCGGGAAGCATACAATCTCTTTTTACGTAAAGCAAAGGATCGCCTTTCACAGGCGGGTTTATTAATGTCTACAGCGCTAGCACCTAAAACAAGCGCGACACAAGAAGGTTTATTATATGAGGCACATGATTATAAAGCGCACGGAGAAATTGCTGATTTCGTTGTTTTAATGACTTATGAGTGGGGTTATAGTGCTGGACCACCTTTACCAGTATCCCCGATTGATCAAGTCAGAAGAGTCGTGGATTACGCCTTAACTGAAATCCCAGCTGATAAAATTCTATTAGGGCAAAACCTCTATGGATATGACTGGACACTTCCATTTGTTCCTGGCGGAGAATTAGCACGAGCCATTAGTCCACAGCAAGCAATTGATATCGCTCGCCAATTTCGAGCTGAAATTCAGTATGATTATGTAGCACAAGCACCGTTTTTTAAATATACAGATCAGCAAGGGAGAATACATGAAGTATGGTTTGAAGATGCTCGATCTATTCAAGCTAAATTTGATTTAATTAAAGAAAAGCAACTACGAGGTATTGCCTATTGGAAACTAGGCTTAGCGTTCCCGCAAAATTGGCTTCTTTTGGGAGATAATTTTACGATAAGAAAAATTTAA
- the tadA gene encoding tRNA adenosine(34) deaminase TadA, protein MDKHFMRVALEEAKKALAINEVPIGAVIVYGNEIIATGYNQRETSQLSLSHAELIAIEKANQKLGTWRLEDCTLYVTLEPCQMCAGAIVQSRIKRVVFGALDGKAGCAGSILNILEEPRFNHQVELTSGVLQEECSMILTQFFQELRSKRKNQNKKRQSDELQ, encoded by the coding sequence ATGGATAAACATTTTATGCGCGTGGCATTAGAAGAAGCAAAGAAAGCATTAGCAATTAACGAGGTTCCAATTGGTGCCGTGATTGTGTATGGTAATGAAATTATTGCAACAGGCTATAACCAACGAGAAACATCACAATTATCCTTATCACATGCCGAGCTAATTGCAATAGAGAAGGCTAATCAGAAATTAGGTACTTGGAGATTAGAGGATTGTACTTTATATGTGACACTAGAACCTTGTCAGATGTGTGCAGGAGCGATTGTTCAATCACGTATAAAACGTGTGGTTTTTGGTGCGTTAGACGGGAAAGCAGGCTGTGCAGGAAGTATTTTAAATATTTTAGAAGAGCCACGATTTAATCATCAGGTAGAGCTTACAAGCGGTGTTTTACAAGAGGAATGCAGTATGATATTAACTCAGTTTTTCCAAGAGTTAAGGAGCAAAAGGAAAAATCAAAACAAGAAAAGACAGTCAGATGAATTGCAATAA
- a CDS encoding ABC transporter substrate-binding protein, protein MRRVKNVLFVMLLGLILTLTACSSNKDQNNTDQSDNTTSKGNKISREDVEGGTLKIALDGQPPNLDAPSTPATSTRDTTRMMFETLLTTDENYQAVPMLAESVDVSEDSKVYTFKLREGVSFHNEKEMTSEDVIASMEYWLEKSTITGSIFEGATWTATDDYTVVLELTESSSLTLDTLASAKMAAVIMPKEVVEAAPPEGIDDYIGTGPYKFVEWQQDQYIHFTKFEDYQPVEDEASGLAGKKVAHFDDVYFYIVPDASTRLAGLQTGEYDFAYNLPYDSYDQLESHPDIHSILTPSANEFLLYNKNYGITKDYKIRQAINAALNNEEIMMAAFPNQDFFWLDSGYMDVNIVNWASTAGNEFYNMDDQELAKQYLEEAGYNGEEIRIMATRDYDYHYNAAVVVHDQLTNIGINAVLDVYDWPTFNEKATQGLEEWDVLLSSSSTVSTPPQLIALSPSFAGGVGDPKVIEDMQAIETAPTLEEAQELWDNLQGYAWEELLPIVNIGGFNSLYAHRNNMEGISAFSGPVFWNAYFTD, encoded by the coding sequence ATGAGACGAGTTAAGAATGTATTATTTGTTATGTTACTTGGTTTAATCCTTACATTAACAGCATGTAGCTCTAATAAGGATCAAAACAATACAGACCAATCAGATAATACAACTAGTAAAGGAAACAAGATAAGCAGAGAAGATGTAGAAGGTGGAACATTAAAAATTGCTCTAGATGGACAACCTCCAAATTTAGATGCACCATCAACACCTGCTACATCAACGAGAGACACAACTAGAATGATGTTTGAAACACTTTTAACAACAGATGAGAATTATCAAGCAGTTCCTATGCTTGCTGAGTCTGTTGATGTCAGCGAAGATAGTAAGGTGTATACATTTAAATTAAGAGAAGGTGTTTCTTTTCATAACGAAAAAGAAATGACCTCTGAAGATGTCATCGCATCCATGGAATATTGGTTAGAAAAATCGACGATTACAGGTTCTATTTTTGAAGGAGCAACATGGACTGCTACAGACGATTATACGGTTGTTTTAGAACTTACTGAATCTTCTTCTTTGACATTAGATACATTAGCCTCAGCCAAGATGGCTGCAGTAATTATGCCTAAGGAAGTCGTGGAGGCAGCACCTCCTGAAGGAATAGATGACTATATTGGAACAGGTCCTTACAAATTTGTAGAATGGCAACAAGATCAATACATTCATTTTACAAAATTTGAAGATTATCAGCCTGTAGAAGATGAAGCAAGTGGATTAGCTGGTAAAAAAGTCGCTCATTTTGATGATGTCTACTTTTATATCGTTCCAGATGCATCCACTCGTTTAGCTGGCTTACAAACAGGCGAATACGATTTTGCTTATAATTTACCTTATGACAGTTATGATCAATTAGAGAGTCATCCTGATATTCATTCAATCCTTACACCGTCAGCCAATGAATTTTTACTTTATAATAAAAACTATGGCATAACCAAGGATTACAAAATAAGACAAGCGATTAATGCGGCATTAAACAATGAAGAAATTATGATGGCGGCCTTTCCGAATCAAGACTTTTTCTGGCTTGACTCCGGCTATATGGATGTCAATATCGTAAACTGGGCAAGTACTGCAGGAAATGAATTTTATAACATGGATGATCAAGAATTAGCGAAACAATATTTAGAAGAAGCGGGTTACAACGGTGAAGAGATCAGAATCATGGCAACCCGAGATTACGACTATCACTATAATGCTGCTGTTGTAGTTCATGACCAACTGACAAACATTGGAATCAATGCTGTTCTAGATGTTTATGATTGGCCAACTTTTAACGAAAAAGCCACTCAAGGTCTTGAAGAATGGGATGTTTTACTCTCATCATCATCAACAGTCAGTACACCACCACAATTGATAGCACTAAGCCCTTCATTTGCAGGTGGGGTTGGCGATCCGAAAGTCATTGAAGATATGCAAGCTATTGAAACAGCACCTACTTTAGAAGAAGCTCAAGAGCTATGGGATAATCTACAAGGTTATGCGTGGGAAGAGCTACTCCCAATCGTTAATATTGGCGGCTTTAATAGCTTATATGCTCATAGAAATAACATGGAAGGCATTTCAGCTTTCTCTGGACCAGTATTCTGGAACGCATATTTTACTGATTAA
- a CDS encoding ABC transporter substrate-binding protein has product MKSMKKGLFILLLVLIAALVGCSSDDNNNDGDNNGSDNNTAGEPQEGGVLKIALDAQPPNMDVPSTPATASRDTGRLIFESLVTTDADYKAVPMLAEEIDISDDSKVYTFKLREGVKFHNGKEMTSEDVVASMERWLEKSTITGTIFNGATWEAQDDYTVVLTLEESSSLTLDTIASAKMASAIMPKEVVESAPAEGVDEYIGTGPYKFVEWKQDQYILFERFDDYQAVEEEASGLSGKKVAYFDEIYFYIVPDTSTRLAGLQTGEYDFAFGMPYDSYDQLLSNDDLDTILTPSANEFIHFNKNHGITEDVNIRKAINAALDNEEIMMAAFPNTDFYWLDSGYMDVNMTNWASEAGSEHYNLADLDLAKEYLKEAGYNNEELRIMVTRDYDHHYNAGVVVHEQLKNAGINAVLDVYDWPTFNDKMQSKLEDWDIFVVSSSTVSTPPQLLALSPTFAGGLDDEKSQDLMKQIETAPTLEEAQALWDELQGYSWEETMPIVNIGGYNNLFGLRANVEGVTAYTGPVFWNAYFTD; this is encoded by the coding sequence ATGAAATCAATGAAAAAAGGACTATTCATCCTACTATTAGTATTAATTGCTGCATTGGTTGGATGTAGTTCAGATGACAACAATAATGATGGAGATAATAACGGCTCAGATAATAATACTGCTGGTGAACCACAAGAAGGTGGCGTATTAAAAATTGCTCTAGATGCACAACCACCTAATATGGATGTCCCATCAACTCCTGCAACAGCTTCTAGAGATACAGGAAGATTAATATTCGAATCACTTGTTACAACAGATGCAGACTATAAAGCAGTACCTATGCTAGCTGAAGAAATTGACATTAGCGACGATAGTAAAGTATACACATTTAAATTAAGAGAAGGCGTTAAATTCCATAATGGGAAAGAAATGACTTCTGAAGATGTAGTCGCTTCTATGGAACGCTGGTTAGAAAAATCAACGATTACAGGTACTATCTTTAATGGTGCAACATGGGAAGCACAAGATGATTACACAGTTGTTTTAACATTAGAAGAATCTTCTTCTTTAACATTAGATACAATTGCTTCAGCAAAAATGGCTTCAGCAATTATGCCAAAAGAAGTTGTAGAATCTGCTCCTGCTGAAGGTGTAGATGAATATATTGGAACTGGTCCATACAAATTTGTTGAATGGAAACAAGATCAATACATCTTATTTGAAAGATTTGATGATTATCAAGCAGTAGAGGAAGAAGCAAGTGGATTATCTGGTAAAAAGGTAGCTTATTTCGATGAAATTTACTTCTATATTGTTCCAGATACATCAACTCGTTTAGCTGGTTTACAAACTGGAGAATATGATTTTGCATTTGGTATGCCTTATGATAGCTATGATCAATTATTAAGCAATGATGACCTAGATACTATTTTAACACCATCTGCAAACGAATTTATTCACTTTAACAAAAACCATGGAATTACAGAAGATGTTAATATTAGAAAAGCTATTAATGCAGCTTTAGATAATGAAGAAATCATGATGGCTGCTTTCCCTAACACAGATTTTTACTGGTTAGATTCTGGTTATATGGATGTAAATATGACAAACTGGGCAAGTGAAGCTGGTAGTGAGCATTACAACCTTGCTGATTTAGACTTAGCAAAAGAATATTTAAAAGAAGCTGGATATAATAATGAAGAGCTGCGCATTATGGTAACTCGTGATTATGATCACCATTATAATGCTGGTGTTGTTGTTCATGAACAACTTAAAAACGCTGGAATTAATGCTGTATTAGATGTATATGACTGGCCAACCTTTAATGATAAAATGCAAAGTAAACTTGAAGATTGGGATATTTTCGTAGTATCCTCTTCTACAGTAAGTACTCCACCACAGTTATTAGCATTAAGTCCGACTTTTGCTGGTGGGCTAGATGACGAGAAATCTCAAGATTTAATGAAACAAATTGAAACGGCTCCTACCCTAGAAGAAGCACAAGCGCTTTGGGATGAGCTACAAGGTTATTCTTGGGAAGAAACAATGCCAATTGTAAACATTGGTGGATATAACAATTTATTCGGTTTAAGAGCAAATGTTGAAGGTGTAACAGCATACACTGGTCCAGTATTCTGGAATGCATATTTCACTGATTAA